The genomic DNA ACCGAATTTTGGAATACCTGAACCAGCACCCATTGAAAAATGTCACCGTCTTGACGATCGGTGCACAGCCGTTAGAAGTCAACCTTGAGAACTGAGCCGAAAACCGAGAATGGTCTCAATGCCTGATAAAACCTCTGGAATGTCTCTTTTCCTCCATGTTTGTGAGGTCGAGATCAGGTTTAGCGATCAGAATTCATAGACCGAAATATTGCCTATCCCTGAAACGGCGAATCCGTCTCAGCTGAAGAAATCTCTTTTTGTTTGATTGTAAGTTTGAAGTGAAAATTATGGCCAAGCCGCAGAAAGTAGACCGTTTTGAAAAAGCCCGACTCGACAAGTTAGGCAAAATCGTTGAACTCGGACACGATCCGTTTGGCCAACGATTCGACGGTCATTTGAAGATTGAAGAAGCACGAACAAAGTGCCCTGAAGAGAGTGGAGCAAACGGCGAAAAAGTCCGTGTAGCGGGGCGAATCATGCTTCGTCGAAAAGCGGGCAAGTTGCGGTTCTTCGATATCGAAGATGCAACCGGAAAAGTGCAATTACTATTCTCTCGCGGCGACCTTTCCGAAGAGCAATGGCAGCTGATGGGACAGCTCGACCTGGGTGACTTGATCGGGATCGATGGGGCCATGCGCCGCACCGATTCGGGTGAAGTTTCGATTTGGGTAGAAAATCTGACGGTTCTTTGCAAATCACTCACGCAACCCCCAGAAAAGCATCACGGCGTGACTGATGTCGAAACTCTTCTCCGCCATCGTGAGCTCGACCTCATTTACACTGAAGGAGTGCGAGACAAGCTCGTCCTGCGAAGTCTGATTCTTGATTCGGTTCGGCAAACACTCAGAGGCCAGGATTTCACAGAAGTTGAAACGCCGGTTCTTCACGCCATTGCTGGAGGAGCTGCCGCTCGACCTTTCACAACGCATCATAACGCGCTCGATATCGACTTGTATTTACGAATTGCCCTTGAGCTGCATTTGAAGCGATTGATGGTCGGTGGGATCGAGCGAGTTTACGAGATTGGGCGTGTCTTCCGAAACGAAGGAATCGATGCCACTCACAATCCTGAATTCACGATGATCGAAATCTATCAGGCGTATGGCAATTACGAATCAATGATGGACCTGACCGAAGCGATCGTCGCCGATGCGGCTCGCATTGTTTTGGAGAAATCGGGGAAGACGCGGGAGGATGGGAGGCTCATCTTGCCGTGGGGCGAATCCGAAATCGACTTCACAACACCATGGCCACGTAAGACCTACTCCGACCTTTTCAAGGAACACGCGGGATGCGACATGGCGGACGCTGACGCAGTCCGGCAGAAGGCACGGGACCTGGCTCAGCAGGGGAGTATTCAACAGGAGTTCATTCACCAGATGGAGACAACAGACGTCCACCCCGATGTCGTTGTCAGCGAAGTCTTCGAAGCATGTGTGGAAGATTCTCTCGTCGGTCCGGTTTTTGTGATTGACTATCCTGCTTCGATCTGTCCGCTTACCAAACGAAAGCAAGACAATCCGGCGATTGCGGAACGGTTTGAGTTGTTCATCCACGGGATGGAACTAGCCAACGCATACACCGAACTCAACGACCCGAAACTCCAGGAAGAGCTCTTTTTGA from Thalassoglobus polymorphus includes the following:
- the lysS gene encoding lysine--tRNA ligase, which encodes MAKPQKVDRFEKARLDKLGKIVELGHDPFGQRFDGHLKIEEARTKCPEESGANGEKVRVAGRIMLRRKAGKLRFFDIEDATGKVQLLFSRGDLSEEQWQLMGQLDLGDLIGIDGAMRRTDSGEVSIWVENLTVLCKSLTQPPEKHHGVTDVETLLRHRELDLIYTEGVRDKLVLRSLILDSVRQTLRGQDFTEVETPVLHAIAGGAAARPFTTHHNALDIDLYLRIALELHLKRLMVGGIERVYEIGRVFRNEGIDATHNPEFTMIEIYQAYGNYESMMDLTEAIVADAARIVLEKSGKTREDGRLILPWGESEIDFTTPWPRKTYSDLFKEHAGCDMADADAVRQKARDLAQQGSIQQEFIHQMETTDVHPDVVVSEVFEACVEDSLVGPVFVIDYPASICPLTKRKQDNPAIAERFELFIHGMELANAYTELNDPKLQEELFLTQLSGLSEEDSMAKMDRDFISALKVGMPPAGGLGIGIDRLVMLLTNSQSIRDIIFFPLLRPEVVSTEGDTEK